Proteins encoded together in one Oncorhynchus mykiss isolate Arlee chromosome 7, USDA_OmykA_1.1, whole genome shotgun sequence window:
- the LOC110510677 gene encoding opioid growth factor receptor-like isoform X2 → MIIGTGLRAALKSSTKLRRHMSRMFPGIERFRHKRTLLLVPVLAYMGLRWKSLIPTCWPWLERIWRFIMPNDPSPNSLPRDEVESQDSQVSVVVEPESFPSGKVEVPVLRSFYIEDTDEYSCMYDSTWEDHPSEETSERRTKHGQESNLYFGGQQQDEMPNLQFYRGQIPSSPDGVFIEDFHNKWHRKYSKLEEVHSYIQWLFPLQEPGMNYQAKELTKKEIEAFLEDGTAKQRLVASYKLMLDFYGIELSNDITGEVKRANNWRERFDNLETNTHNNLRITRILKCLGTLGFPHYQAPLVRFFLEQTLVKDKLYNVKESALNYFIFAVIDKQERRNLVKYAYAHYEPKHEFVWCPKTIQSIFRGETFPDDNNPIDLKQDDIDNTASYRQIDTAQSSYEASDRGSSITTPNTSQHPTIDSLKQSDYQTSSGHPEGNTDNWRKRAADKPTEHELPKRINISEGTTNADHDERKNKGADQ, encoded by the exons ATGATAATTGGAACAGGTCTGCGAGCAGCGCTGAAATCGTCTACTAAATTGAGACGACACATGTCTAGGATGTTTCCCGGGATTGAACGGTTTAGGCACAAACGCACTTTATTACTGGTTCCAGTTCTCGCCTACATGGGCCTGCGCTGGAAGTCGCTCATACCAACTTGTTGGCCTTGGCTGGAACGCATCTGGAGATTTATCATGCCAAATGATCCTAGTCCGAATTCCCTTCCCAGAGATGAAGTGGAGAGTCAAGACTCTCAAGTAAGTGTAGTAGTGGAGCCTGAATCCTTTCCCAGTGGAAAAGTGGAGGTTCCGGTTCTCAGGTCATTTTATATTGAAGACACCGATGAATACTCCTGCATGTACGACTCGACATGGGAGGATCATCCAAGCGAAGAAACAAGTGAAAGAAGGACCAAACAT GGGCAAGAATCAAATTTGTACTTTGGCGGGCAACAACAA GATGAAATGCCTAATTTACAGTTCTACCGTGGACAAATACCCTCCTCCCCTGATG GTGTCTTCATTGAGGACTTTCACAATAAATGGCACAGGAAATATTCAAAACTGGAAGAAGTTCACTCATACATCCAATG GTTGTTCCCACTTCAAGAACCAGGAATGAATTATCAAGCCAAGGAACTCACCAAGAAGGAAATTGAG GCTTTCCTTGAAGATGGCACAGCAAAGCAGAGGCTGGTTGCATCCTACAAGCTCATGCTGGACTTCTACGGCATAGAGCTGTCAAATGACATAACAGGGGAAGTGAAACGGGCGAACAACTGGCGTGAGAGATTTGACAACCTGGAAAC aaacacacacaacaacctgCGCATCACCCGCATCTTGAAGTGCCTGGGCACTCTGGGGTTCCCCCACTACCAGGCCCCACTGGTCCGCTTCTTCCTAGAGCAGACTCTTGTCAAAGACAAGCTGTACAATGTGAAGGAAAGTGCCCTGAACTACTTCATCTTCGCTGTCATTGATAAGCAAGAGCGCAGGAATTTAGTTAAGTATGCCTACGCACACTATGAGCCCAAACATGAGTTTGTGTGGTGCCCCAAGACAATCCAGAGTATATTCAGGGGAGAGACATTCCCAGATGATAATAACCCAATTGATCTGAAACAGGATGACATTGACAACACTGCCAGTTATCGGCAAATCGATACTGCGCAATCCAGTTATGAAGCTTCTGATAGAGGTAGCTCTATAACTACCCCCAACACTAGTCAACACCCCACCATCGATTCTCTGAAGCAATCAGATTATCAAACTAGCAGTGGCCATCCAGAGGGAAATACTGATAATTGGAGAAAGAGAGCTGCAGATAAGCCAACAGAGCATGAACTTCCCAAACGTATCAACATTTCAGAGGGAACGACTAACGCTGATCATGATGAAAGAAAAAATAAGGGAGCAGATCAATGA
- the LOC110510677 gene encoding opioid growth factor receptor-like protein 1 isoform X1, which produces MIIGTGLRAALKSSTKLRRHMSRMFPGIERFRHKRTLLLVPVLAYMGLRWKSLIPTCWPWLERIWRFIMPNDPSPNSLPRDEVESQDSQVSVVVEPESFPSGKVEVPVLRSFYIEDTDEYSCMYDSTWEDHPSEETSERRTKHSNKFNRFRSAARDMQKYRHDYPGQESNLYFGGQQQDEMPNLQFYRGQIPSSPDGVFIEDFHNKWHRKYSKLEEVHSYIQWLFPLQEPGMNYQAKELTKKEIEAFLEDGTAKQRLVASYKLMLDFYGIELSNDITGEVKRANNWRERFDNLETNTHNNLRITRILKCLGTLGFPHYQAPLVRFFLEQTLVKDKLYNVKESALNYFIFAVIDKQERRNLVKYAYAHYEPKHEFVWCPKTIQSIFRGETFPDDNNPIDLKQDDIDNTASYRQIDTAQSSYEASDRGSSITTPNTSQHPTIDSLKQSDYQTSSGHPEGNTDNWRKRAADKPTEHELPKRINISEGTTNADHDERKNKGADQ; this is translated from the exons ATGATAATTGGAACAGGTCTGCGAGCAGCGCTGAAATCGTCTACTAAATTGAGACGACACATGTCTAGGATGTTTCCCGGGATTGAACGGTTTAGGCACAAACGCACTTTATTACTGGTTCCAGTTCTCGCCTACATGGGCCTGCGCTGGAAGTCGCTCATACCAACTTGTTGGCCTTGGCTGGAACGCATCTGGAGATTTATCATGCCAAATGATCCTAGTCCGAATTCCCTTCCCAGAGATGAAGTGGAGAGTCAAGACTCTCAAGTAAGTGTAGTAGTGGAGCCTGAATCCTTTCCCAGTGGAAAAGTGGAGGTTCCGGTTCTCAGGTCATTTTATATTGAAGACACCGATGAATACTCCTGCATGTACGACTCGACATGGGAGGATCATCCAAGCGAAGAAACAAGTGAAAGAAGGACCAAACAT TCAAACAAGTTTAACAGATTCAGAAGTGCAGCAAGGGACATGCAGAAGTACAGGCATGATTATCCA GGGCAAGAATCAAATTTGTACTTTGGCGGGCAACAACAA GATGAAATGCCTAATTTACAGTTCTACCGTGGACAAATACCCTCCTCCCCTGATG GTGTCTTCATTGAGGACTTTCACAATAAATGGCACAGGAAATATTCAAAACTGGAAGAAGTTCACTCATACATCCAATG GTTGTTCCCACTTCAAGAACCAGGAATGAATTATCAAGCCAAGGAACTCACCAAGAAGGAAATTGAG GCTTTCCTTGAAGATGGCACAGCAAAGCAGAGGCTGGTTGCATCCTACAAGCTCATGCTGGACTTCTACGGCATAGAGCTGTCAAATGACATAACAGGGGAAGTGAAACGGGCGAACAACTGGCGTGAGAGATTTGACAACCTGGAAAC aaacacacacaacaacctgCGCATCACCCGCATCTTGAAGTGCCTGGGCACTCTGGGGTTCCCCCACTACCAGGCCCCACTGGTCCGCTTCTTCCTAGAGCAGACTCTTGTCAAAGACAAGCTGTACAATGTGAAGGAAAGTGCCCTGAACTACTTCATCTTCGCTGTCATTGATAAGCAAGAGCGCAGGAATTTAGTTAAGTATGCCTACGCACACTATGAGCCCAAACATGAGTTTGTGTGGTGCCCCAAGACAATCCAGAGTATATTCAGGGGAGAGACATTCCCAGATGATAATAACCCAATTGATCTGAAACAGGATGACATTGACAACACTGCCAGTTATCGGCAAATCGATACTGCGCAATCCAGTTATGAAGCTTCTGATAGAGGTAGCTCTATAACTACCCCCAACACTAGTCAACACCCCACCATCGATTCTCTGAAGCAATCAGATTATCAAACTAGCAGTGGCCATCCAGAGGGAAATACTGATAATTGGAGAAAGAGAGCTGCAGATAAGCCAACAGAGCATGAACTTCCCAAACGTATCAACATTTCAGAGGGAACGACTAACGCTGATCATGATGAAAGAAAAAATAAGGGAGCAGATCAATGA